The Candidatus Tanganyikabacteria bacterium genomic sequence CTGCGTGGTGGCGCGGATTCACCAGGACGGCCTGTTTTCCGAGCGGGAACGCCTCCTGGCGGCGCACGGCCGCGATCTGCTCGCCCGCCCCGAGGCGGGCCTCCTGACCCTCCTGGGGACCCGGTGGTGACGCCTTCGCTGCTGTCCCGGATCTTCGCGGAGATCGCCTGGGATCCGCGCAAGGGACTGGCGCTGCCGGACGAAGCGGTCGGGCCGCGGGAGGCCCTCGGCGCCCTGCGCGATCACCTCTATGCGAGGTACTTCTGCCGCTGGTCGCCCGGGCGATCGGGGACCAGCCCGGCTGCTGCGGGCGATCCGGCTTTCGCGGCGCGCCTGGTCGCGGCTGCCGGGGGGGCGCGCTACTGGAGCGACGAATGGGAGGCCGTGGAGGCCGGCGCGACGCACGCGTTCGTGACCGACGGCCGGATCACGCTGTTCGTCGACGATCTCGCCGAGATCCGGCCGCGGTCGCCGGTCGCCGGCCAACCCGTCCGCTTGCGCCTGCCCTGCGCAAGGCCGTCCCTCGCGCCCGGCTTCTTCTACCTGGTCGGCCCGGCCGGCCGGTTCGAGCGGTCGCAGCCCTATCCCCGGCTGTACCTCAACGTACGGCCGGCAGCCGTCCCCTCGCTGGTGCGGGCGCTCTTGGCGGAGTTCGGCCGGCGCCGCATCCGCTTCGAGGCCAAGTTCGCCGGCGATCCGGCCGGCTACCGCCGGGTGGACCCCGCGGTGCTGTATGCGAGCCAGGCGGATCTCGGGCGGGCGGTGGCGGCCGTGCGGGCCGTCGCCGCCGCGCATCCGGGATGGTGGCGGGCGGGAACTCCGCTCTTCACGCTGCCGCTGGGCCGGGGCATCGCCGCGGCGGAATGCCCGGCCGAAGGCGCGGCCGGCGCCGAGAGTTTCGGCCAGCACCGTTGCGGCCTGCTGGCAACCGGCGTGCTGGCGGCGCTGCGAGCGGGCGATCGCCGGCCCATGGCCGCATTGCGGCACGTGACCGAGGCCTTTTCGGCCGCCGGAGTGGATCTCGCGCGTCCTTACGCGCAGCGGATACCGCTCGCCGTGTGGCGGCGTCTCTGAAGGCCGGCACGGAGGCCGGCCCCACCCGGCATTGCGCCAGATCGGGCGGCGCCGGCCTCCGTGCCGGCGGCGACCGAGTGCGAAGTCAAAGGAGCGCCGCCATGCGGCCGGCCCCACCCGGGGTCAACCGGCGCCGGAGAGGATGCTGCGGGGCGCGCCGGCGGCGGCCGGACTGCCCTCGCGGGTGAGGTCGAAGATCTTGGCCTCGACGAAGATGGCGAGCAGGTCGTTGTCGATGTTGCCGTCCTTGGCTTCGTACTCGAGGATCTTGAGCGCCTTGTCCAGGGGGACGGCCTTCTTGTAGGGGCGATCGCTCGCCGTCAGGGCGTCGTAGATGTCGGCGATGGTCATCATCTTGGACTGGATGGGGATTTCCTTGGCCTGCAGGCGGTTGGGGTAACCCGAGCCGTTGAGCTTCTCGTGGTGGGCGTAGGCGATGGCCGGGACGCCCTGCAACTCGGTCGTCCAGGGGATCTGCGACAGGAAGCGGTACGTGTGAGTCACGTGGCTCTCTATTTCGAGGCGTTCCTTCGCATCGAGCGATCCGCGGCGGATGGACAGGTAGCCGACCTCTTCGGGCGTGAGGAGGTTGCGCGAGCCGCCCTGCGTGTCCACGAAGGTGCGCTGGGCTATTTCGAGCAGGGTGGCGAAGTTGCCGTCTTCGAGGACCGTGGGCTCGTTGGCTTCCAGGATGACCTTGATGAAGCGCTCGACCTCATCGAGTTGCTTCTCGAACTCGGACTTGAACAGGCCGTGCTGCGCCATGAAATCTTCGCGGCCATGTTCGAGCAGGTAATCCAGTTGCTTCTGGGCATGGTCGGCCTCCAGGGCCTTGCGGATGTACTCGAAACGGCTGCTGACCAGGTCAAGGTGCCAGGGATACAGCTTCTTGGCCTTGACCAGCACCTCCTCGCGGACGCCGACCTTGCCGAAATCGTGCAGGAGCGACGCGTAGCGGATCTCCTTGATCTGCTCCCTGCTGAACGCCACGTCCTTGAAACGGCCGTTGTCGATGCGGTCCACGACCTCGGCGAGGCCGACCGTCAGGGCTGCGACCCGGGAGCTGTGGCCCGAGGTGGTGGGATCTCGACTTTCAATCGCGGTGACCGACGCATTCACGAAGCCTTCGAACAGGCTCTGGATGTTCTTGTAGAGGATGTTGTTCTCCAGCGCGACGGCCGCCTGGCTGGCCAGGGAGTTGACCAGTTCCTCCGACCAGGAGTCGAACGGCATGACCTGCTGGTCGACGACTTTCTCGTCTAGCAGGATGGTCTCCCAATGGTTCTTGCGGTTGATCAACTGGACTATCCCGATGGTCTCGTTGTTGCGGTTCTTCATCGGCACCACCAGCATCGACTTGGTGCGATAGCCGGTCTTCTGGTCCCAGTTGCGATCGAAGCGGTACGCCGCGCCTGGCGGGAGGTGGTAGACGTCCGACAGGTTGAGGCTGATGCCCGATAGCGCCACGTAGCCCGCGATGGAGCCGCGGCTGATGGGCATCGTGTATTCCTTGTACGAGAGGTTGAAGCTGTCGTTTTGCGACAGCTTGAAGCGCAGGATCTTCTCCTTGTGGGGCGTGTCCTCGACCAGATACAGCGAGCCGGCGTCAGCCAGCGTGACCTCGCGGCACTTGCGCAAGATGAGATCGAGCAGGGCGTCGTGATCGCGCTCGGTCGACAGGGCCACGCCGATGCGATTGAGCTCCTGCAGCTTGCGCGAGTAGGCATCCAGCTCCGAGATGACGCGCGCGGTCTCCAGGCGGCTGTTGAGGTACAGGTAGGCGCTGGCGACGGTTCGCCGGATGTGGCGCAGGTTGTAGGGCAGGGGCTCGAAGGCCCAGACTAGCTCGGCGGGGATTGCCTCGTACACGCTCTCCTGGCCGGGCGGATTGAGGGCGATAGCGACGCCCGCGTCGCGCAAAAACGCCGACAGGGTCTCGACCACGCCCTCGGCTCCGGCCACGAGGCCGGGATCGAGCAGGAGGACCTGGGGAACGCCATGCGGCGCGCCCTGCGTCGAGGTGGGCAGGGCCTCGGCCAGCTTTTCGATCCGGATGCAATGCACGCCATCGGCTTCCAGGGCCGCGACGAGCGCATCGTGCTCTGAGCCAGCGGGAGCGAGGAACCGCTTCTCGGCGGGATCGTCCATCAAACGCATTATACCTGAACGGGCCGCCTGCCCCCGAGGACCGTCGGCCGCGACCGGCAGGCTTCACAAATTCGCAAGGATTCTTTATAACAGTTTCTTACCACGAGCCTTGGATGCAGAGAAACGACAATCAGCCGCCCCCGGCCGACGCCCTTCAGACCGAAGCGCGGTTCAGGAGCCTGCTGGAAGCCGCCCCCGACGGTATCGTCATCGTCGCGGCCGACGGCGGAATAGTCCTGGTCAACACCCAGACCGAGCACCTGTTCGGCTACCGCCGTGAGGACCTCGTGGGCAAGCCGGTCGAGATCCTCATCCCCGGCCGCTTCGCATCGCATGAGTCGCATCGCGCGAAGTACTTCGAGACCCCGCGCACCCGGCCGATGGGCGCCGGCCTCGACCTTTACGGGCGGCGGGCCGACGGCAGCGAGTTCCCGGTCGAAATCAGCCTGAGCCCCCTGGTCGAGGGCGACCAGGTGCTGGTCACCGCCATCGTCCGCGACGTGACCGAGCGCAAGCTGGCCGAGGCGCAGCGTCTCGACGCGCTGCGCCAAGCCGACAAGGTGAAGGATGAGTTCCTCTCCATCCTTTCGCACGAATTGCGGACGCCCATCAACGCGATCACCGGGTTCGGCAGCACGATGCTCGACGGCGTGTTCGGGGAGGTGCCCGAGCGGCAGCGGCCGTACCTGGCCCGGATGCTGGAAGCCGCCGACGCGCTCGCCTACCTCGTGGACGATCTGCTGGACATGACCCGCATCCAGGCCGGGAAGTTCGCGATTGCGCCGGTGCCGCACGATTTCGGCAAGGTGCTGCAGGAGGCCGTGAGTCGCTTCGGCACGCAGGCCGAGGGCAAGGGCATCCGTCTCGAACTGGCCTTCTCGGATGGCGTCGAGCGGGTCCATGGCGATCCGCTGCGGCTCGGCCAGGTGCTCAACAATTTGCTGTCCAACGCCGTCAAGTTCACGCCCGAGGGCGGCGCGATCGCCGTAAGTGCCAGACTGGCAGGCGATGCGTTGCGCTGCGAGGTCGCCGATACCGGGCCGGGCATCCCGGACGAGGCTCGCGGCCGCGTGTTCGAGCGCTTCGCGCAGCTCGACACGAGCGCCACGCGCCGGGAGCGCGGCCTGGGCCTCGGCCTGTCTTTGCCAAGGCCATCGTGGAGGGCCACGGCGGGCGCATCGGCGTGGAGAGCGCCCCCGGGCGGGGCAGCCGCTTCTGGTTCGAGATCCCCACGCAGGTCGCGCCGGACCGGGTGTCCGATACCGCCATGCAAGTTTGACCGACTCATGACCGATCTTGACGCGGTGGCGACCCACGGCCGGCCGCCGCGGTGCTACAACCGGACTTGCACCCTCGTGTCAGGAGATTTCGCGCCGTGCTTCCCGCCAAGATCTCGCCTGCCCGCCGCGCCGGCCACCATCCGCATGGCGATGTGCTGCCGCCGTTGCCGGCCCACTACCCGGACGATCGGCGGCGCTTCTACCCGGGCGGCCTGCCGGCGCCGCGCGAGCCGGTCAACGGCCTGCTTCACCTTGGCGGCCTGGTGGCGGCCATCGTGGGCACGATCCTGCTGGTGGCGGCATGCCGCGACGACAGTTCCCGGATGGTCACGGCCGGAATCTTCGGCCTCGCGATGTGCGGCTGCTTCCTCGCCTCGGCGCTGCATCACCTGATCAACGCGCGCCGGAGCACCGAGTTGCGGCTCTGGCGACTCGATCACGCGGCGATCTATCCCTTCATTGCCGGTAGCTACACGCCTGTGTGCGTGCACGTCCTGCCGGCGCCCGGCGGGTTGTGGCTCCTCGGGGCCGTCTGGGCGCTGGCCGTCGCCGGCATGGTCTACAAGATAGGGTTCGCGCCCGATCCGCCGAGCCTGGCGCATCCGCCTGGCAAGATCGATACGGCGCTGTACGTGGCCATGGGCTGGGTCGCCGCGTTCCAGCTACCGCAGCTGGTGGCGCAGTCGCTGCCCGGCACCCTCCCCCTGGTCGTCCTTGGCGGCCTCGCCTACTCGGTCGGCGCGATCATCCTGTCGCGGCGCCTCCTGGATTTCCGGCCGGGGCTGCTCGGCCACCACGAGATCTGGCACCTGTGCGTGCTGCTGGGCGCGGGCCTGATCTATTCCTACGTGTTCCTGAACCTCGTCTGATAGCGCGGCTCTGATGACTTCGCTCCGGCATCGCGGCCGGCACGGAGGCCGGCCCCACCCGTTGCATCGGTGGCGCAGGCCTCCGTGCCTGCGTCCGATAGGCGCCAGGTCATTTGAGCGCCGCTATGATACGCCAGGGCCGGCGGCTCCGGGTAGAATAGGCCGTGGACTTTCGACTGTCGGACGAGCAGCGCGCCGCCCAGGAGATGGCGCATGACTTCGCCGCGCGCGAACTCCGGCCGATCGCCCTCGAATGCGACCTTGCCCACGCGTTCCCCCCGGACCTCCTGGGCAAGGCGGCGGCCCTCGGCCTCAACAGCATGGGCATCCCGCCGGAGTACGGCGGCGCGGGCTTCGACCACGTCACCCAGGCGCTCATCTACGAGGAGCTCGCCTGGGGCTGCGCGGGCCTGGCCGCCACGATCATGGGCACCATGCTGGCGGCCTACCCCGTCATGCTGGGTGGCACGCCCGAGCAGCAGCAGGTCTGGCTCACGCGGCTGGCCGATCCGCGCGGCACCTACGGGGCCATCGCCATCACCGAGGCCGGCGCCGGTTCGGACGCGGCGGCCATGACCACCCGCGCGATCAGGGAAGGCGACTTCTACCGGTTGCGCGGGGCCAAGCGCTTCATCACCAACGGCGGCATCGGCGACGTCTACGTCGTCTTCGCGACCCTGGATCCCGGGCAGGGCGGCAAGGCCATCTGCGCTTTCCTGGTCGACGGCCACGCGCCGGGCGTGTCGGCCGGCAAGAAGGAACGCAAGATCGGGCTTTGCGCCTCGCATACCGGGGAAATCCTGCTCGACGACGTGCGGGTGCCGGCGGCGGATCGCCTCGGCCCCGAGGGTGCCGGCTTTGGCGCGGTGCTCCGGTTCTTCCAGGCGTCGCGCCCGATGGTCGGCGCGGTGGCGGTGGGCATCGCCCGGGCGGCCTACGAGGCGGCCCTGGCGTATGCGTTCGAGCGCGAGCAGTTCGGCTCGGTCGTCTTCAAGAACCAGGGCGTGAGCTTCCCCCTGGCCGACATGGCCATCCAGATCGAGGCGGCCCGCAACCTGGTCCACAAGGCCTGCTGGTTGCTGGATACCGGCCAGGATGCCGGGCTCGCCGGGTCGTTCGCCAAGTGCTTCGCCACCGACATGGCCATGCAGGTCGCGGACGCCGCGGTGCAGGTCCTGGGCGGGTACGGCCTGATGCACGAGTACCACGTCGAGAAGTGGCTGCGCGACGCCAAGGTGCTGCAGATCGTCGAGGGCACCAACCAGATCCAGCGGCTGATAGTCAACGACTACCAGGCGCGCGCC encodes the following:
- a CDS encoding GAF domain-containing protein, which produces MDDPAEKRFLAPAGSEHDALVAALEADGVHCIRIEKLAEALPTSTQGAPHGVPQVLLLDPGLVAGAEGVVETLSAFLRDAGVAIALNPPGQESVYEAIPAELVWAFEPLPYNLRHIRRTVASAYLYLNSRLETARVISELDAYSRKLQELNRIGVALSTERDHDALLDLILRKCREVTLADAGSLYLVEDTPHKEKILRFKLSQNDSFNLSYKEYTMPISRGSIAGYVALSGISLNLSDVYHLPPGAAYRFDRNWDQKTGYRTKSMLVVPMKNRNNETIGIVQLINRKNHWETILLDEKVVDQQVMPFDSWSEELVNSLASQAAVALENNILYKNIQSLFEGFVNASVTAIESRDPTTSGHSSRVAALTVGLAEVVDRIDNGRFKDVAFSREQIKEIRYASLLHDFGKVGVREEVLVKAKKLYPWHLDLVSSRFEYIRKALEADHAQKQLDYLLEHGREDFMAQHGLFKSEFEKQLDEVERFIKVILEANEPTVLEDGNFATLLEIAQRTFVDTQGGSRNLLTPEEVGYLSIRRGSLDAKERLEIESHVTHTYRFLSQIPWTTELQGVPAIAYAHHEKLNGSGYPNRLQAKEIPIQSKMMTIADIYDALTASDRPYKKAVPLDKALKILEYEAKDGNIDNDLLAIFVEAKIFDLTREGSPAAAGAPRSILSGAG
- a CDS encoding PAS domain S-box protein, producing the protein MQRNDNQPPPADALQTEARFRSLLEAAPDGIVIVAADGGIVLVNTQTEHLFGYRREDLVGKPVEILIPGRFASHESHRAKYFETPRTRPMGAGLDLYGRRADGSEFPVEISLSPLVEGDQVLVTAIVRDVTERKLAEAQRLDALRQADKVKDEFLSILSHELRTPINAITGFGSTMLDGVFGEVPERQRPYLARMLEAADALAYLVDDLLDMTRIQAGKFAIAPVPHDFGKVLQEAVSRFGTQAEGKGIRLELAFSDGVERVHGDPLRLGQVLNNLLSNAVKFTPEGGAIAVSARLAGDALRCEVADTGPGIPDEARGRVFERFAQLDTSATRRERGLGLGLSLPRPSWRATAGASAWRAPPGGAAASGSRSPRRSRRTGCPIPPCKFDRLMTDLDAVATHGRPPRCYNRTCTLVSGDFAPCFPPRSRLPAAPATIRMAMCCRRCRPTTRTIGGASTRAACRRRASRSTACFTLAAWWRPSWARSCWWRHAATTVPGWSRPESSASRCAAASSPRRCIT
- a CDS encoding hemolysin III family protein — its product is MVTAGIFGLAMCGCFLASALHHLINARRSTELRLWRLDHAAIYPFIAGSYTPVCVHVLPAPGGLWLLGAVWALAVAGMVYKIGFAPDPPSLAHPPGKIDTALYVAMGWVAAFQLPQLVAQSLPGTLPLVVLGGLAYSVGAIILSRRLLDFRPGLLGHHEIWHLCVLLGAGLIYSYVFLNLV
- a CDS encoding acyl-CoA dehydrogenase family protein → MDFRLSDEQRAAQEMAHDFAARELRPIALECDLAHAFPPDLLGKAAALGLNSMGIPPEYGGAGFDHVTQALIYEELAWGCAGLAATIMGTMLAAYPVMLGGTPEQQQVWLTRLADPRGTYGAIAITEAGAGSDAAAMTTRAIREGDFYRLRGAKRFITNGGIGDVYVVFATLDPGQGGKAICAFLVDGHAPGVSAGKKERKIGLCASHTGEILLDDVRVPAADRLGPEGAGFGAVLRFFQASRPMVGAVAVGIARAAYEAALAYAFEREQFGSVVFKNQGVSFPLADMAIQIEAARNLVHKACWLLDTGQDAGLAGSFAKCFATDMAMQVADAAVQVLGGYGLMHEYHVEKWLRDAKVLQIVEGTNQIQRLIVNDYQARAMARRPAAKA